The Lathamus discolor isolate bLatDis1 chromosome 22, bLatDis1.hap1, whole genome shotgun sequence genomic sequence CAGTGCGAGATGTCCAAGGAGAGCCCCTACGGCTACAAGGCTGACATCTGGTCACTGGGCATCACCCTCATCGAGATGGCCGAGATGGAGCCCCCCTACCACGAGCTGAACCCCCTGCGGGTGCTGCTGAAGATCACCAAGTCCCAGCCACCCACCTTGAGGCACCCCAAGAGGTGGTGAGTTCCCAGCACCCAACACGGGTGACAACGGGAGGTGTTGTCCTATGGGGCAGCTTCTGCTTGAGCCCATGTCCGGGCAGCCGGGGTGGGCTTTTGACCCATAGGTGATGCTGGCTGTGACTCCTCCATGCCCAGCCCCAAGGGTACCACAGGCACCACCTTTGCCCAcaggaggtgatgctggtgggCATCACCCCAAGGCCCATAGTGCCCAcaggaggtgatgctggtgggCATCACCCCAAGGCCCATAGTGCCCAcaggaggtgatgctggtgggCATCACCCCAAGTCACATAGGGCCCAcaggaggtgatgctggtgggCATCACCCCAAGTCACATAGGGCCCAcaggaggtgatgctggtgggCATCACCCCAAGGCCCATAGGGCCCACGGGGGGGGTGACGGGGACCATCCCACAGGTCTGAAGACTTCAAGGACTTCCTGAGGAGATCCCTGCAGAAGAGCCCCGAGGAGCGCTGGTCGgcatcccagctcctgcaggtggGTAGCACCCATCGCTGTGTGCCCAGGGTGGTGGGACCCATCCCTGGTGCTGGTCCCAGCCACCTCCCTTGCTCTCACCCAGCACCCCTTTGTGATGGGCATCTCTGACAAGCGGCCGCTCCGGGAGCTGGTGGCCAaggccagggctgctgctgctgctgaagaggatgaggaggaaggtCCGGTCCTCTCGGTGCGTGGGTAGCGCCTGGCTGGGTGCTGGATCCCCCCAACCCTTCCCATGAGCTCATTGAGCCTCATCTCTTCCCCCATTGTCCACCCCAcagcctggggagcaggagcatggagacccctcctgccccccagcACCATTGGACACGATGGGGAGAGTCAGTGAGGGGCTGAGCATCAGCTCTGATGCCCAGATGGTGGCGGAGCCCAGGACCAGGAGAGCATCGGGCGTCCTGACGCAGATGAGAAGATCCTCACCCGAGCCCAGGCTCTCCTTGAGGCTCCCCAAGAGACCCTCGGAGCTCCTGAAGCTGATGCGGCGCAGGTCGTTCTTCGGAGGGATGAGGTCCCAGGAAGCACTTAGGGaccaggctggggcagagctgggtggGATGGAGGGGACGCCGCTGGATGCTCCTCAAGGGACGTCAGtgccagcagaggcaggaggagatgCTCAAGGGTGTCACAAGGAGGAGATCAGCCCTGTGGGGACCCACTGCAACATGGCTGAGATCCCCTCAGCACCACAGCGGGCAGGAGACCTTGTGGGGCTGCAAGAGCTGGAGGCAGAGCCGGCTGGCCCCGAGGCAGAGCTGGTTGGCCCCAAGGCAGAGCTGGTTGGCCCCAAGGCAGAGCTGGTTGGCCCCAAAGCAGAGCTGGTTGGCCCCAAGGCAGAGCTGGTTGGCCCCAAAGCAGAGCTGGTTGGCCCCAAGGCAGAGCTGGTTGGCCCCAAGGCAGAGCTGGTTGGCCCCAAAGCAGAGCTGGTTGGCCCCAAAGCAGAGCTGGTTGGACCCGAGGCAGGGCCCCAGGAGGAAACCCAACGTGCTGACACATCATCAGTGGCCAAAACGCCCATGGAGGGGTGGCTTGAAGGCCACCCAAGCCCCACTTCCATCCCCAAAAGCAGTGTGGAAGAGGAATCAAGCAGAGACCCTGCTTGCACCTCgctggctctgcctgcaccCATGCATGGGCACTGGTGCAGAGCCTCGGCCGTGGGGCAGCTGGTGGCAGCCCTGGACCTGTGGACCATGGGGAGCAAACCCCAGAGCTCCGAGGCGCTGGTGGGGCATCAGCACCGGGTTACTCGGTCACTGCAGGACCTGAAGCCCAGCGCTGAGCCCATGGGGCTGGGTAAGCAGGAGGTGGGGGGGAGCGAGGAGGGAGCCACGGGCAATGCTCAGCCTGGGGCGGAAGAGGACCTTGTCCCAGGGCCTTTGGTTGGAGACCATAAAGCGGAGGGAGATGCAGAGGCCGGACCTGGGGAAGGGATGCTGGAAGGAGAAGAACCGGAGACAACCTCTGCGGCGTGTGCAGGGCAGGGACCTGCAAGGGAAGAGACCCGGAATTCCTCCTCCATGTTGATCCTGGGGCCtgttgaagaagaaacagaagagaaagtgGGAaacagccccagggacaagccaGGAGTTGGGAATGACTGGAaagaacaggaggaaaatgaTGGAGAGCTTGGAGAAGAAGGGGTGCAAattgctccagctcctgcagggccaTCGAAGGATGGACCTGGAGAGGAGATGAGTGGTTTGGAGGCTCAGGGAGCAACACCAGAGCCTCAGGAGGCCCTTGGTGGACATCCAAAGGCCATAAAAAGTGTGAGGTTCAATGCTGCCCTGGTCCGGGTCTCTTCCCAGGCACGGGCAGTGTGGGAAGTGGATCCATCCCTCACAACGAGGCATGGAGAGGAGCACCCTGCAGATGGGCAAGGTCCAAGcatcctccctgcagcagcGCAGCCTTTCCCTTTGGCTGCAGAAGCCCAGGAGGTGAGAACCTTGGAGGTGGCCATGGGAAGGTGACCCCCTTTGCACGGGCCCCcaggttggggttttgggggggtttgggttGTCTGAGCTCAGAACCGTTGCTCGCAGACGCAGGAACCTGCCTCGCTCCAAGGGATGGTCAAGGAACCCCCCAGGTTTGGGGTGGATGGGGAGGACGTGAGTGCAGCGACCACCAGAGCCATCGGCAAGGCCAGGATGAGGGATGGGATGATGCGCTCCGCTCGGTGAGTGACGAAGTCGGGGGGCCACCAGGCATCTTCCACCCGTTCCTGCCCGAGGAGGACCAGGGGCCAAGGGGAGAGGGTGCAGGAGATGGGTCTGAGGGGCTCCATGCAGAGCATAAGTGCTCGATCTCCAGGCTTGGAAACCCATCTGGCTCCATGGTCAGGGTCTACTCCAGCAGGAGACCATGagcaagcccttccctgtgTCCTCAGGGAAGTAGGCACCCATGAGGAGCCAAAGCATtgcccagccccacatctgGTGTGTGTCCAGCCCCACATCTGGCGTGTCCAGCAGCACCttaaggaaagaagaggggaagaTCTTCTCCCATAAGCCCTTGTGTCACCCATGGAAAAGAGAGGCTGAATGGGGagatgccaggttggacatggtccagtgtgaggtgtccctgcccatggcagcgggttggaactggatgatcccaAGGCCCTTCcccacccaaaccatcctatggaGAGGCAACTTACGAGTACGGCCACCACGTACGCAATGGGCATCCCATCTGCGTTGTTGGAGATAATCCTTCTCCATGCTGTtcaccagggctgagctgctccCTGATTGGGAAATAGAGAGGTGCCCTCGGGGCCACCCTCAGCCCCATCTCGCCCCACACCTTCAGGCGCCAGGAGCTCCGTGAGCTGCGGGTGCTGCAGAAGGAGGAGCAGCGAGCTCAGAGCCGGCTGGAGCACAAGTTCCACCACCAGCGGGAGCAGATGTTCCGCCACATCGAGCAGGAGATGATGGTAACGggtccatcatcatcatcatcttcctcaTCCCTTGTGCCGTGATGTGGCCAGGAATGGACTCGTGCTGGGGTCCTGCTGTGGGAGACGCTAAGGTCTGGGGGGGTTTGATTGCTTCTTGCGGCCCCTGCAGCCCCGTTGACCATATCTGCACGTGGTTATAGAGCAAGAAGGAGTTCTATGACCGGGAGGTGGAGAGCTTGGAGCGGCGCCACCGGCAGCTGAAGGAGCACCAGGAGCTCAAGTACACGGTGAAGCTGCGTGACGAGGCCAAACGCCTCAAGTCCCTCCAGAAGGGCTGTgagaggaggatgcaggagctgaaGGGTGATGGGAGAGAGGTGAGGGTCTGGGGCAGCGCTGGCTCCTCTGTCTGTGCCACCCAGAGCATGGGGACCGGCTCCCCTGGGTGCTGGGGCCAAGTCCTTCTATTGCTCACCCCATGAGTAGCggttcctgcagcagcagcagcaggaggagctcaACGCAGCCTTGCAGAGGGTGGCCCAGGAGCACAAGAAGAAGATGATGTCCATTGACTGGGAGTACAGCACCAGGATTCACAGCCTCAGGAGAGGTGGGTTGGACGGGAGGGAGGAGGATGGTGGGTTCTTAGGGAGGGGAGCGGGGGGTTcctggtggtggtgatggggctCTGGTCTCACCCATCAGCCCGCGAGTCGGTGGTGTGGAGCGTGGAGCAAGGGCACCTGCAGGAGAAGTACCAGCTCTTCAGGCAGCAGGTGAAGGAGCAGCACGCggtgcagaggctgcagctccgCAAGCGCCACGAGAAGGTGAGGTGGGAGCTGCTCCACCAGCCCCGtggggtccccatccctctcctgGCTCATCTTCCGGCCCCTTTCCCAGGAGATGGAGAGGATGAGCCGcttccaccagctcctgctggaggAGCTGAGGAGCCAGCAGGCGCAGGAGCAGGCTCAGCTGCTCAAAAGCCAGCGCTGCGCCACCAAAACCCGCCTGGGCCTCTTCAAGGACAACCTGAAGATGCAGGAGGCTCATGGGGGCAAGCAGAGCGAGAGGACCAAGCAGGTACAAGGACCTTCTGGAGCCAATAAGGCTCCCGGAAGTGTGGGGAGAGAAGCCCAAAAGCTCCAAGTGATGGCTTTTAGGGGATGGGGGGTGATGTGGGCTGTCCCCTACCTCAGTTCACACAGCAGGAGGAGAGgtggcagcagctacagcagcagcaggctgagaacctggcagagctggagcagatgCAGGTACAGGGGGGGAAAGTTCACCCTGGGGGCTTCCTACCCCCTTGCTACCTTTCCTTGAGGACCTTCCTGACCTTCCCTCTCCCAGAGTGAGAAGATGCATCTCCTGGCTGAGCAGGAGCGGCGGCAGCTGGGGCGGCTGGACCAGGAGCACGCCATGGAGCTCAGTGCATGGAGGCAGCGGCTGGCGGCCCGCATGGAGGTGAGTGCTCCTGCAGCATGAAGCATCTCCTCCATGGGATGCTCCCGATGGAGAGCTGTGATAGGAACGGGCCATGGCAGTGCTGCTTGTCTTCTCcaggtgctggaggaggagctgcagaacgtgctgctggagctgcacagTGCTCATAGCAGCACCAGGATCACTCAGTGCTTCCACCTCCCCTCCTGACACTGCAAGCAGGTCCCATGGCTCTTCTGGGACATGGGCCTTAAGGACCTCCAAGGCAACGTGGGGAACAGCAGCCCTGGGGTGCTGGGCAGGATGTGGTATGGATCAGGAGCTGGTGGGTCCAAGCCCAcctttgctgtgctggaggggCTGGGGTGGGAAGGTGCTGCCACTGCTAATCACCCCAAAAGCACCCTGGGGTGGAAGCTGTGGATACTTCCCATGTGTATCTCCCCTCAGCTGAGCTCCAGGAAATACATCCTTCATTAACAAAAGTCCCTGCTTGTGACTATTTTACTTAAAACCTCTCATCTTGTGTCCCACCAGTGTGTTCTGTGCCCCAAAACCTGCCCCTCATGGGCCAGCTTTCCAgggatggtttagtggaagACTTGGCAGTAATGGCCAATGATCtccaaaggtcttttccagcctggttgatccCATGAAGATTCTATTCTATGGAGGTCCCATCCTCAGCCTCAGGCCCTGGGATACCTCAGAGGCACTAATAAGCCCTAATGGCTTTGATCAGCCTCATGAGGAGCCCAGCCACATCATGGCCCAGGAGCTCCATCAAAGCTCAGCTCCACAGCTTCAGTTCTTGCCTAAGCTGTGCATTGCCTCAGAGACAACCCTGACCTTCAGGCTCACTTCTCTGCTTGATCTCAGACCTGCTTCAGCACCAGGAGCTTGTGGGGTGATCTCAGCTCTTGGTTGAAGCTAGCCCCCTTCTCCAGGTTGGTGTTGCTCACGTTTTTGGGTCCTGGCTGGTGATACTCCCTGACTACTGCTGCTCCCCAACACTGCTGTTTTAGCCTCTCCCCTGGTTTGGAgactcctccttccccacctcaaAAGCCCATCTGCAAAGTCCGTAGCAATTTATTTAAGCTCAGTATAAAAAGTAAATCGTTTTCTGGGATGAACAGGATGACAGGAACAGGAGGAACTGGAGACCTGGTAATGGTCCATGTACATTGAGGGACACAGAGGAGCCTTTTGGTTCACAGTGAGATGGAGGAACTTCACTACCCAGACCCAGGAAAGAATTGATGGATTGAAGATGGCAGAGCTGCAACCATCCCTCTGTATGGGTCCTAAGTTTAGGTAGGACATCCTTGATTTAAACTCTTCCGGAGGTGCAGAGACCAGTGGGGTTTCACAGCAACAGTGCTGGAGGAGAAAAGCCTACCACTGATGAGCGAGTCCAGAGAGCACCAGCCAGTGGAGGAGCTGAGCACACAGGGCTCAGTTGTCTTTTTTCACCAAGACTTCAGACAGGTCCTCTGTGCCCTCCAGCTTCAGATTCTGGGAGtagaaaagaaaagccaagttcaacaaaaccaaactcttCCCCAAACTCTGGCAAACACCCACATGATGAAGGTTCAGAACAACCCCAGCCCCTTCTGTCCCCTTCTGTCAGCACACACAAGGCTGAGGCTTCCCATCGGGTGTTGGGAGACTGAAATGCTATTAATGCTCATGTGTTCCCCTCTTCTGCCAGACCCAATGACAAGCAGTGACAGACGGCAGTTAGGCTGGAAATGCTACAAGTGCTTAACCACAGGTATCAGACTGATTTATGCTCACTATGAGCATGAAACCAGGACTGGAGAAGTCCTGATGTAGCAAGAAAACGGCTCTTCTCCTCCTACGTATCCTGTGTCCACACTCCACTTACCTTCTCATTTGCTAGATGCAAGAGGCAGACGAAGGCTAAGGGGATGGACAGGTTTTTAGCCATCTTAGAAGGCAGCCtacagaagagaaggagaaggttAGGATGGCCCGATGGATGGAGTGTGCCTGCAAGGACCAGGTCACCGGAGATCAGCTCTTCCCCAGTGATCTGGTTTTTCTCTACCTTTCGCCTCTCACTAGCAACAATTCCCCCAGCTGAATGCAAGCCAAGAGCTcccccaggcagccccagggTTCAGGTAGGTTGTAACAGACACAGAGGGGTTGGTGTTTGCCTGAGCTCAGCTGAAGTCTATCCCTGATCTTAAGCCCAGGCTTTTTTAGGGCCTCTACCTGTGAAACAGATCCTTTGTGATGCTGCTGAAGACCTTCTCTTCTGCTATCGTTGAGGcatcctcctctttctctgcaTCCTTCATCTATTTAGCAAAAAGACAGATACTGCTGAGGCAGACTTTGCTTGCCAGTATTCACCTTGTGTTCAGAGACAAATCACTCCCAGTTACactctgtctctccttcctgGCCATCCCATAGGAGCAAGACTGCTAGAAAGGAATTGCTGCTCAACCTGCCCAGGACTGTCTCTGCAGGAGTTAAGCTCAGTTACCTGCAAGGCATTCTCTTGCCATGAGGGCTACTGAAGGATCTGGTGCCTCCTGCACTCACCTCTGCTGCTACTGTTTCTTTCCCCCTTCCGTCAGTCAAGAGGTTCCACATGCTCTTCTTCAATGTCTTCATGTCCATTTTCTTGGCTGTCTTTGCATACTGAATTGCTATCTTGTTGATCTGAGGAGCAGAAGTACAGGGTGAATTGAGAGCAACTGAGTAGAAGCAGGAGCACTGTCCTCCATCAGGACCACAGGACAATCAGAACATGGTTCTCCTTGGGAACAACAGTGAATGTTCTCTTACTGCTAGACCTTTGATTAATTCCCTCCTCTTACACAGGGGTTCATCTGGGTGCAAAGCATCCAGTAGCAAAACAGCGAAACTGCTGTCTCAGGACTCCCAACCACCTAAGGTGGTGAGAGGCTTTGCTCCAGACCTGCCCAATGAGCAATTCACTTAGTGACAACACAAATCTTTACCTTCTGGGGCTCAGCAATGAGGTTCAGCTCTCCATATGTTGTGATATCGACAAGTCTGTTGAGCTCAGCTTCTGGAACCTCATGGTGGGCAGTAAGGTTGAACTCCCCTGTCAGGCCCATGAACTGAACTGGGTCATTATCATCATCGCTGTCAGCACCCTgatgaagaagaaagagcagTGAGGCTACAAAGAGACATCTCTGAGGAGCCAGAGGTGTCCTGCACTGAGATAACACCACCCTCTCAGGTTGGTGGTTATACCTGCCCACCTTCCCCATGGAAAATGTTATTATTCAGCTTCTCCCCACAGAAGTTAGGCTGGGCTAAGGCCAAACATGAGGGACACCTAGAGTGCAGAATACCAAGGGACTGTCCTCCAAGGAAAGACAACAGAGATGATGGGTTTTCCTGCAAGTGTGGGACCAGCTGGGACTTCTCACAAATgcaagcaggaggcagcactgGCCTGGCCAAAAGCTGAAGCTTGAGAAGAAATCTCTTTCAATGGTAGCTCAAAACAGTTGGGAGCAAACCTCACTAAAGATGACTCTGGAGGTGATCAATGGCATTTGTCCCTGCTTTAGGGCACTGGAATGGAGTTTCTGCAGCAAACTGACGGGCAAACACCATAAAGAGTTTAGTTCATGTTGGTGAGGAGACATGGGTGTGCACAGAGATACCTGCAACTCCAATTCTTTTTCACTAGGAATTAATTCTGGATACAGCTTCTTCCCACCACACATCAAATACCAGCATCAGAAATAAAGCTTCTTGTTCCAGTTACCTGCACCGCAGGGCAGAAGTTGGAGGTGTCATTGGGGTTGTTGTAGTCATACTCGCCGATGTCATTTTCACGATCCAAGGAGCTTTCTGGCTGAGGCGTCCTGCAGAACTTCCAGGACAAGAGCAGGGGTCAGCAAAGGAAAATCTCCAAATATTGACCAAGCAATAATACCTGCATCTTCTTTCCTCATCACCTCCCCTTTTCCCAGCCTGttggctcttcctcctccttgcaCACCAGCCCTCTATAGCAAGCCCCCAGCTAAGCAGAGCCGCTCCAGCATCTGCAAGTGTGTGTCAGTTCAGTGAGAGACAGGGTGGCTCTTCTCTAGCCCTAAGGAGCATCTCAAAGCACTTGAAGCATTTGGTGGAGAGTGGTTTTGTACATGGAATCATTGCAAACAGGCTTTTAGAGAAGTCTCTTACCTTAAAAGCTGGTTTGAGGTACAGCTGGAGAATGGTGTTAGGGTCATAGCGGAAGTCTGCGGGAAGCGTGGTGCTCTTCACGTTCTGGCTTTCCAGAATGGATTTGGCTAGAGTTGTAACTGCCTGGGGGGGATAATAAATGCCATTGCCCATGAGCTATCCACTACTCACAAACACACAGTAAGTGCTTTGAACACAGGTCTTTGTCTGTGTCAGGGAAGAAGCAGACTAAATCACACAATGTTCTAACTCTGACTCATTCTATTCAAAACTTGCTTATTTAAGCTAAATAATTAATATCTCAGTCTGAAAGGGGGCAAGTTCTAAGATGTGTGCAAGGAGGAGTTCACACTGGTCTAGGTGGTGCACCTAATGGTTTCTGTGCAGCACACTGGGACACGGAGCTGGATCCATGGGGTCTTTTTAATGGCTGGGGTATAAGCCAGGAGCAATCCAGCCTGATTCTCTACCGTAAGGTGAGTAAACCCCTCAGCTTGTAAGGTGACCTGGAGTCAGAAGACTCTAAGGTTACAGAGCCAGTTTCACAGGGGCCATTTGCAGCTGACAGTTGCCAGCCACACTGACATGATAAAAGAGAGagcagaaagaggcagaaactCAGCACGTGCCTTGGTCTTACGGAAATGCGCCTCAAAGTCAATGTCTTCATCAAAGTCTATTTCAAACGCTTTCTTTGCATTCCTTTTCCTGGTCTCTTTTTCAAACTCAGcctctgcagcagaaaggaagcaaacTGTCAGTGCTTTGTGACAGAGTAAGAACCACAAGCTCACTCCTAACTTGAGCATCTGCTCCACACAGAAAGGTCACCTATCCTCTTTGTTGCGGGAAAGCAACAAGTGGTGTTCTCAGCTTCACGTTTTCAAGGGATCAGTATCTTTTTATAGAAGCAGAAAGTGTAATTTAATCTTCAGAGTTTATGCAGAGGGTGGGAAATAACAGCAGGAGCTGTATTAGTACCACTACCTCCTGTCGCTGCAGTGAGACACCCTCTCAACTTTGAGCATCACTACCCAAATACTAGAGAACACTTTAAAAGGATCGGCATGTGGCTGAGAGCCTTTGTGGTGTCTGAACTCAGTCTTGGTTCCCAGCTGGCTAGAAAAGAGCCAGGGAAGGCTTGCCCCCTTCTCCACTGTCCCTGCTTTATGAGTGAGATGCTGCCCAAAGGGAAGCAGGACCTGGCAGCACATGAGCTGCTGTCTCTACATACATACGCTTGTGCCGAGGTTTGAAGCGCCAGTGCTCTGGGCCAGCCCACATCGACAGAGTCCGGGGACTGAAGTAGGAATATTCCCCTGGTTTCATGGAAACATAATGGCATATGGTCCCGACGTCTCCCGTTCCAAAAGCTTTGTCAGTTCTGGGAAAAGCACACATGCTGCTGAGTGAAATCATTCCCTTGGCACACATAGGGCCTGAATGTCCAGTCAATATCCACATCAGTTCTGTAAGGATATTGCTTGTTCCCTCTGTGCTGGACTCTAAACTATGGAGCTCgtgaagctgctgcagaaacagaggTGGATTTGCCAAAGGGCAGGCTGGAAactggggagcagagggagcagaCAAGCAGTCAAATGTGACCACACAAAAAGGTCCTCTTAGAGAGCAGAGATATTACTGTAATGTATTCCTGGATGTATCCAAAGCTTGCAGAGAAAGCAGCTACAGCCAGATGGGAAACGTGTACATGGGAATGAAAGATCCCCCAGAGAGATGCCAGCAGTTGTCACTCCCTCTCAAAGCAAAGCCATAGATTCTCAGTGACTACTTACCCGGTCCCCTGGGAGACTGTTCCAAAGGAGCTGAGGTTTTCTCTGAATTCCCCAATCTTGTCTATTGGTGTATTCCTGGGGGAGTCAGAACTGAAGTCATCACCTGGCAGGATGGGAGCACAGTCTTCCACATCGCTGTCTGCCTCTGCGTTGATATCAAACACTTGGTCACTCTTCTTGAATTTATCCAACAGGCCTGACACTGACTGCAGGAGAAGAAAGTGCTCAGGAAAACACAGGCTAGCAATGGTCCTGCAGCACAACACCCCACTGCTCCATGTATCTCAGTGACTGCTGTGAAGGTGAGCGCAGGTACAACCCAGGTATCCCACCCAGTCCAGAGCTAACAAACGTACCTCATCATTGGATTCAGCATCCCACTTTGTAAACTGGAAACCAGCCAGTGAAGAGCAGATGGGGCGTTTTTCACTGCACTGTGCTAGAAGGACTAGAGACAAGGAGAGCAACGCGAAGAGATCAAACACAGGATGAAGAAACCAGCAGCTAAAACAAGTACCAAGCATCCAATCATTCTTAAAGCCACACATGTAGGCAGCTCTTCCTGCATGTAGGGCAGTGCAGGGCTCACTGCAAAAGCAGCTAGC encodes the following:
- the LOC136003438 gene encoding serine/threonine-protein kinase 10-like isoform X1 is translated as MAFLRRLLGFGEKKKPPKQHERIRRDVDPEETWLLLGELGDGAFGKVFKAQNRVTGVLAAAKVIDAPSEEELEDHVVEIEILACCDHPNITKLLDALYWDGRLWILVEFCPGGAVDAAILGLEKGLSEEQIRGACRQLLLALQYLHGCSIIHRDIKAGNVLLTLDGDIKLADFGVSAKNSSSGQRRVSFIGTPYWMAPEVVQCEMSKESPYGYKADIWSLGITLIEMAEMEPPYHELNPLRVLLKITKSQPPTLRHPKRWSEDFKDFLRRSLQKSPEERWSASQLLQHPFVMGISDKRPLRELVAKARAAAAAEEDEEEGPVLSPGEQEHGDPSCPPAPLDTMGRVSEGLSISSDAQMVAEPRTRRASGVLTQMRRSSPEPRLSLRLPKRPSELLKLMRRRSFFGGMRSQEALRDQAGAELGGMEGTPLDAPQGTSVPAEAGGDAQGCHKEEISPVGTHCNMAEIPSAPQRAGDLVGLQELEAEPAGPEAELVGPKAELVGPKAELVGPKAELVGPKAELVGPKAELVGPKAELVGPKAELVGPKAELVGPKAELVGPEAGPQEETQRADTSSVAKTPMEGWLEGHPSPTSIPKSSVEEESSRDPACTSLALPAPMHGHWCRASAVGQLVAALDLWTMGSKPQSSEALVGHQHRVTRSLQDLKPSAEPMGLGKQEVGGSEEGATGNAQPGAEEDLVPGPLVGDHKAEGDAEAGPGEGMLEGEEPETTSAACAGQGPAREETRNSSSMLILGPVEEETEEKVGNSPRDKPGVGNDWKEQEENDGELGEEGVQIAPAPAGPSKDGPGEEMSGLEAQGATPEPQEALGGHPKAIKSVRFNAALVRVSSQARAVWEVDPSLTTRHGEEHPADGQGPSILPAAAQPFPLAAEAQETQEPASLQGMVKEPPRFGVDGEDVSAATTRAIGKARMRDGMMRSARPTSGVSSSTLRKEEGKIFSHKPLCHPWKREAEWGDARRQELRELRVLQKEEQRAQSRLEHKFHHQREQMFRHIEQEMMSKKEFYDREVESLERRHRQLKEHQELKYTVKLRDEAKRLKSLQKGCERRMQELKGDGRERFLQQQQQEELNAALQRVAQEHKKKMMSIDWEYSTRIHSLRRARESVVWSVEQGHLQEKYQLFRQQVKEQHAVQRLQLRKRHEKEMERMSRFHQLLLEELRSQQAQEQAQLLKSQRCATKTRLGLFKDNLKMQEAHGGKQSERTKQFTQQEERWQQLQQQQAENLAELEQMQSEKMHLLAEQERRQLGRLDQEHAMELSAWRQRLAARMEVLEEELQNVLLELHSAHSSTRITQCFHLPS
- the LOC136003438 gene encoding serine/threonine-protein kinase 10-like isoform X3, producing the protein MAFLRRLLGFGEKKKPPKQHERIRRDVDPEETWLLLGELGDGAFGKVFKAQNRVTGVLAAAKVIDAPSEEELEDHVVEIEILACCDHPNITKLLDALYWDGRLWILVEFCPGGAVDAAILADFGVSAKNSSSGQRRVSFIGTPYWMAPEVVQCEMSKESPYGYKADIWSLGITLIEMAEMEPPYHELNPLRVLLKITKSQPPTLRHPKRWSEDFKDFLRRSLQKSPEERWSASQLLQHPFVMGISDKRPLRELVAKARAAAAAEEDEEEGPVLSPGEQEHGDPSCPPAPLDTMGRVSEGLSISSDAQMVAEPRTRRASGVLTQMRRSSPEPRLSLRLPKRPSELLKLMRRRSFFGGMRSQEALRDQAGAELGGMEGTPLDAPQGTSVPAEAGGDAQGCHKEEISPVGTHCNMAEIPSAPQRAGDLVGLQELEAEPAGPEAELVGPKAELVGPKAELVGPKAELVGPKAELVGPKAELVGPKAELVGPKAELVGPKAELVGPKAELVGPEAGPQEETQRADTSSVAKTPMEGWLEGHPSPTSIPKSSVEEESSRDPACTSLALPAPMHGHWCRASAVGQLVAALDLWTMGSKPQSSEALVGHQHRVTRSLQDLKPSAEPMGLGKQEVGGSEEGATGNAQPGAEEDLVPGPLVGDHKAEGDAEAGPGEGMLEGEEPETTSAACAGQGPAREETRNSSSMLILGPVEEETEEKVGNSPRDKPGVGNDWKEQEENDGELGEEGVQIAPAPAGPSKDGPGEEMSGLEAQGATPEPQEALGGHPKAIKSVRFNAALVRVSSQARAVWEVDPSLTTRHGEEHPADGQGPSILPAAAQPFPLAAEAQETQEPASLQGMVKEPPRFGVDGEDVSAATTRAIGKARMRDGMMRSARPTSGVSSSTLRKEEGKIFSHKPLCHPWKREAEWGDARRQELRELRVLQKEEQRAQSRLEHKFHHQREQMFRHIEQEMMSKKEFYDREVESLERRHRQLKEHQELKYTVKLRDEAKRLKSLQKGCERRMQELKGDGRERFLQQQQQEELNAALQRVAQEHKKKMMSIDWEYSTRIHSLRRARESVVWSVEQGHLQEKYQLFRQQVKEQHAVQRLQLRKRHEKEMERMSRFHQLLLEELRSQQAQEQAQLLKSQRCATKTRLGLFKDNLKMQEAHGGKQSERTKQFTQQEERWQQLQQQQAENLAELEQMQSEKMHLLAEQERRQLGRLDQEHAMELSAWRQRLAARMEVLEEELQNVLLELHSAHSSTRITQCFHLPS
- the LOC136003438 gene encoding serine/threonine-protein kinase 10-A-like isoform X2, which produces MAFLRRLLGFGEKKKPPKQHERIRRDVDPEETWLLLGELGDGAFGKVFKAQNRVTGVLAAAKVIDAPSEEELEDHVVEIEILACCDHPNITKLLDALYWDGRLWILVEFCPGGAVDAAILGLEKGLSEEQIRGACRQLLLALQYLHGCSIIHRDIKAGNVLLTLDGDIKLADFGVSAKNSSSGQRRVSFIGTPYWMAPEVVQCEMSKESPYGYKADIWSLGITLIEMAEMEPPYHELNPLRVLLKITKSQPPTLRHPKRWSEDFKDFLRRSLQKSPEERWSASQLLQHPFVMGISDKRPLRELVAKARAAAAAEEDEEEGPVLSPGEQEHGDPSCPPAPLDTMGRVSEGLSISSDAQMVAEPRTRRASGVLTQMRRSSPEPRLSLRLPKRPSELLKLMRRRSFFGGMRSQEALRDQAGAELGGMEGTPLDAPQGTSVPAEAGGDAQGCHKEEISPVGTHCNMAEIPSAPQRAGDLVGLQELEAEPAGPEAELVGPKAELVGPKAELVGPKAELVGPKAELVGPKAELVGPKAELVGPKAELVGPKAELVGPKAELVGPEAGPQEETQRADTSSVAKTPMEGWLEGHPSPTSIPKSSVEEESSRDPACTSLALPAPMHGHWCRASAVGQLVAALDLWTMGSKPQSSEALVGHQHRVTRSLQDLKPSAEPMGLGKQEVGGSEEGATGNAQPGAEEDLVPGPLVGDHKAEGDAEAGPGEGMLEGEEPETTSAACAGQGPAREETRNSSSMLILGPVEEETEEKVGNSPRDKPGVGNDWKEQEENDGELGEEGVQIAPAPAGPSKDGPGEEMSGLEAQGATPEPQEALGGHPKAIKSVRFNAALVRVSSQARAVWEVDPSLTTRHGEEHPADGQGPSILPAAAQPFPLAAEAQETQEPASLQGMVKEPPRFGVDGEDVSAATTRAIGKARMRDGMMRSARPTSGVSSSTLRKEEGKIFSHKPLCHPWKREAEWGDARRQELRELRVLQKEEQRAQSRLEHKFHHQREQMFRHIEQEMMSKKEFYDREVESLERRHRQLKEHQELKYTVKLRDEAKRLKSLQKGCERRMQELKGDGREQQQQEELNAALQRVAQEHKKKMMSIDWEYSTRIHSLRRARESVVWSVEQGHLQEKYQLFRQQVKEQHAVQRLQLRKRHEKEMERMSRFHQLLLEELRSQQAQEQAQLLKSQRCATKTRLGLFKDNLKMQEAHGGKQSERTKQFTQQEERWQQLQQQQAENLAELEQMQSEKMHLLAEQERRQLGRLDQEHAMELSAWRQRLAARMEVLEEELQNVLLELHSAHSSTRITQCFHLPS